The Salinibaculum sp. SYNS191 genome has a window encoding:
- a CDS encoding DUF7123 family protein — protein sequence MSATVAASADSPNLTEKQRRILEYLRSNADTQTYFKSRLIGDALDMSAKEVGTNMTALQDSDVGIDVEKWGYSSSTTWMVTS from the coding sequence ATGAGCGCGACTGTCGCCGCCAGCGCGGACTCGCCGAACCTCACAGAGAAACAGCGCCGCATCCTCGAGTACCTCCGCTCGAACGCCGACACCCAGACCTACTTCAAGTCACGCCTCATCGGGGACGCCCTCGACATGTCGGCAAAAGAAGTCGGCACCAACATGACGGCGCTGCAGGACTCCGACGTCGGCATCGACGTCGAGAAGTGGGGCTACTCCTCGTCGACCACCTGGATGGTCACGTCCTGA
- a CDS encoding NfeD family protein gives MAAVEIIGLSLPYLLLLVGAGLIIAEAFIPGAHFFVVGVALFAAGLVGLLIPASLGTVVTLLVMTAVVLVSAAVTLYGYRQLDLYGGEGKDRTSDSASLRGQVGRVTERVTPQDGEVKLEDGGFNPYYRARSVDGEIPVGEEVMVVDPGGGNVLTVESFGSATDEIDRELARSREETESERETESESSA, from the coding sequence ATGGCAGCCGTGGAAATAATCGGCCTGAGTCTCCCCTATCTGCTCCTGCTAGTCGGTGCTGGGCTCATCATCGCGGAGGCGTTCATCCCCGGCGCCCACTTCTTCGTCGTCGGCGTCGCCCTGTTCGCGGCCGGACTGGTCGGGCTACTCATCCCCGCGAGCCTCGGCACGGTCGTGACGCTGCTCGTCATGACGGCCGTTGTCTTGGTCAGCGCCGCCGTGACGCTGTACGGGTACCGGCAACTGGACCTGTACGGCGGCGAGGGGAAAGACCGGACCAGCGACTCCGCCTCGCTGCGGGGCCAGGTCGGCCGCGTCACCGAGCGCGTCACCCCCCAGGACGGCGAGGTGAAACTCGAAGACGGCGGCTTCAACCCCTACTACCGGGCGAGAAGCGTCGACGGCGAGATTCCGGTCGGCGAGGAGGTAATGGTCGTCGACCCCGGTGGGGGGAACGTCCTCACCGTCGAGTCGTTCGGGTCCGCGACCGACGAGATAGACCGCGAACTGGCGCGGTCCCGCGAGGAGACGGAGTCGGAGCGCGAGACAGAGTCGGAATCGAGTGCCTGA
- a CDS encoding glycosyltransferase family 2 protein — protein MDISVVVPTLNARDELAGSLDAIAEFVPDAEVIVVNGPSADGTTGMVRDRDDVDVLVEMADRTINAARNAGINHASRDTIALVNHTLSVTETWYDAVVEGLSEAAAVTGPTHTQLAAGIETEEKESREIKGRSVTYFNEGNVAFRREPLDELDGFDEYLDIGGARDFAHRLAGRDYGVSWDDEMSVRRDVGTDGGEPETDWGWKYRSLAYRLVKNYGLRPTIARRLVGHAGSDAVAELRAVLGGEARPSEWLGTGRDVVVNLAGGTKDGLINRRLDRTPRRNPNGRSSSTNRPVTVYDWRS, from the coding sequence ATGGACATCTCGGTAGTCGTGCCGACCCTGAACGCCCGCGACGAACTCGCGGGCTCGCTGGACGCGATTGCCGAGTTCGTCCCCGACGCGGAGGTCATCGTCGTCAACGGCCCCTCCGCGGACGGGACAACGGGAATGGTCCGGGACCGCGACGACGTGGACGTCCTCGTCGAGATGGCCGACCGGACCATCAACGCCGCGCGCAACGCCGGCATCAACCACGCCAGCCGGGACACCATCGCGCTCGTCAACCACACCCTGTCAGTGACCGAGACGTGGTACGACGCGGTCGTGGAGGGATTATCCGAGGCGGCAGCCGTGACCGGGCCGACCCACACGCAACTCGCCGCCGGCATCGAGACGGAGGAGAAGGAGTCGCGGGAAATCAAGGGCCGGTCGGTGACCTACTTCAACGAGGGCAACGTCGCCTTCCGCCGGGAGCCGCTGGACGAACTCGACGGCTTCGACGAGTACCTCGACATCGGCGGGGCCCGGGACTTCGCCCACCGGCTGGCCGGCCGCGACTACGGCGTCTCGTGGGACGACGAGATGTCCGTCCGCCGCGACGTCGGGACCGACGGCGGCGAGCCAGAGACCGACTGGGGCTGGAAGTACCGGTCGCTGGCGTACCGCCTCGTCAAGAACTACGGCCTGCGACCCACTATCGCCCGACGGCTTGTCGGCCACGCCGGGTCAGACGCCGTCGCAGAGTTGCGGGCCGTCCTCGGGGGCGAGGCGCGGCCGTCGGAGTGGCTCGGAACCGGCCGCGACGTGGTCGTCAATCTCGCCGGGGGGACGAAAGACGGCCTGATAAACCGGCGGCTGGACCGCACGCCCCGGCGGAACCCCAACGGCCGCTCGTCGAGCACGAACCGGCCGGTGACGGTCTACGACTGGCGGTCCTAA
- a CDS encoding TRAM domain-containing protein, which yields MEISNKLLCLFSANVESAGDRYVIEVPKRELETGSIADGETYRVALISTEADGETSQEDDDSTAPGEPQPPVEAGEIRYVEIEDIGKQGDGIARVERGYVIIVPDAEIGERVKVEITEVKSNFAVGEIIEEDI from the coding sequence TTGGAAATCTCGAATAAGCTGCTGTGTCTGTTCAGTGCGAACGTCGAATCCGCAGGTGACCGCTACGTCATCGAGGTACCGAAGCGCGAACTCGAAACCGGCTCGATTGCGGACGGGGAAACCTACCGCGTGGCTCTCATCTCGACCGAGGCCGACGGCGAGACGAGCCAGGAGGACGACGACAGCACCGCACCGGGTGAGCCACAGCCGCCGGTCGAGGCCGGCGAGATTCGCTACGTGGAAATCGAGGACATCGGGAAACAGGGCGACGGCATCGCTCGCGTGGAGCGGGGCTACGTCATCATCGTCCCCGACGCCGAAATCGGCGAACGGGTCAAGGTCGAAATCACCGAGGTCAAGTCGAACTTCGCCGTCGGCGAGATCATCGAGGAAGACATCTGA
- a CDS encoding winged helix-turn-helix transcriptional regulator, protein MAGDRSGDVDESKRATLRRFAALGAASPLVGLASASSSDAPDAIAGYLTATPGAHFSKVRDDLQLGTGETQHHLRRLENEGAVESRKDGDYRRYFPANRFSEFEQVALGYLRKQTPRGMVVTLLENPGASAVTIAEALDVSRPTISKHAADMAEAGLLSREDGYAIERPETLLMLLVQYADSFGPEAARVAARADDLVAYDPE, encoded by the coding sequence ATGGCCGGGGACCGGTCGGGGGACGTCGACGAGTCAAAGCGTGCAACGCTGCGACGATTCGCCGCACTCGGAGCGGCGAGTCCGCTCGTCGGACTGGCGAGCGCGAGCAGCAGCGACGCCCCTGACGCCATCGCGGGCTACCTGACCGCGACGCCCGGCGCACACTTCTCGAAGGTCCGCGACGACCTGCAACTCGGGACCGGCGAGACCCAACACCACCTCCGACGGCTCGAAAACGAGGGCGCAGTCGAGAGCCGCAAGGACGGCGACTACCGCCGGTACTTCCCGGCGAACCGGTTCAGCGAATTCGAGCAGGTGGCGCTGGGGTACCTCCGGAAGCAGACCCCGCGCGGGATGGTCGTGACGCTGCTGGAGAATCCGGGCGCGTCGGCGGTGACGATAGCCGAGGCGCTGGACGTGTCCCGACCGACGATAAGCAAACACGCCGCCGACATGGCCGAGGCCGGCCTGCTCTCGCGGGAGGACGGCTACGCCATCGAGCGGCCGGAGACGCTCCTCATGTTGCTTGTGCAGTACGCGGATTCGTTCGGGCCCGAGGCCGCGCGGGTGGCGGCACGGGCGGACGACCTGGTCGCCTACGACCCCGAGTGA
- a CDS encoding amidohydrolase family protein → MLELEHGFRVVDTHIEMEPDADRRADAAGDPEQVERELHQAGIVRALVFPGSREGSYLKANNAVARMSVGRPFVAMARINGARDPGTGAGSRLRNITASRKDHHTSPDDVEQYAYDDRFAGFKLHPVRDGLPDEAVLEALEAAGLPVLTYAGHGFPPESLSETLLRYDVPLVVSHFGGHPLDTGMMHAAIDLLDSHDGCYLDTSYVRLREPLERAVREHPDRVLFGSGAPGAHPNVGIMEILTLDVPEDAMRKVFSKNASRVVDELAP, encoded by the coding sequence ATGCTGGAACTGGAACACGGGTTCAGGGTCGTCGACACCCACATCGAGATGGAACCCGACGCGGACCGCCGTGCGGACGCCGCCGGGGACCCCGAACAGGTCGAGCGCGAACTCCACCAGGCCGGCATCGTCCGCGCGCTCGTGTTCCCCGGTTCCCGAGAAGGGTCGTACCTCAAGGCCAACAACGCCGTCGCGCGGATGAGCGTCGGCCGCCCGTTCGTGGCGATGGCCCGTATCAACGGCGCCCGCGACCCCGGCACCGGCGCTGGCTCCCGGCTGCGAAACATCACCGCCTCCCGCAAGGACCACCACACCTCCCCCGACGACGTGGAGCAGTACGCCTACGACGACCGCTTCGCGGGGTTCAAGCTCCATCCGGTCCGCGACGGACTACCCGACGAGGCGGTGCTGGAAGCGCTGGAAGCGGCCGGACTCCCGGTCCTGACCTACGCCGGCCACGGCTTTCCGCCCGAGTCGCTGTCGGAGACGCTCCTGCGATACGACGTGCCGCTCGTCGTCTCCCACTTCGGCGGCCATCCCCTCGACACCGGGATGATGCACGCGGCCATCGACCTGCTCGACAGCCACGACGGCTGTTACCTGGACACGTCCTACGTGCGGCTGCGCGAGCCGCTGGAACGGGCCGTTCGCGAACACCCCGACCGGGTCCTCTTCGGGAGCGGCGCGCCGGGGGCGCACCCGAACGTCGGCATCATGGAGATTCTCACCCTCGACGTCCCGGAGGACGCGATGCGGAAGGTGTTCTCGAAGAACGCGTCGCGGGTCGTCGACGAACTGGCTCCTTAG
- a CDS encoding MarR family transcriptional regulator, whose protein sequence is MSTKIGETSETLSADEFEDRLRELPPSAKLVAKVLEIDEPLSQSQLAEESLLPDRTVRYALNRLEEENLVISRYSFHDARKQVYSLVE, encoded by the coding sequence ATGAGTACAAAAATCGGTGAAACCTCTGAAACCCTCTCGGCCGACGAGTTCGAAGACCGCCTGCGTGAGCTTCCGCCGAGTGCGAAACTCGTGGCGAAGGTACTGGAGATAGACGAGCCGCTGTCCCAGAGCCAGCTCGCCGAGGAGTCGCTGCTGCCCGACCGGACCGTCCGCTACGCGCTGAACCGCCTGGAGGAGGAGAACCTCGTCATCTCCCGGTACAGTTTTCACGACGCCCGCAAACAGGTGTACTCACTCGTAGAGTGA
- a CDS encoding SAM hydrolase/SAM-dependent halogenase family protein, translating to MITLSSDFGCAYPAAMKGVLLSRTDARLVDVDHEFPRQDVRATAFWLREVLPFFPPAVHLVVVDPGVGTDRSALVVRAGDHALVGPDNGVLLPAARRIAADTPIRTFEVDYDQADPTTADPTAVTWPPRPSSSTFHGRDLFAPAAARVHELGVDGFEADEAFSPTDDVVDLRLPDPDIDDSGALGEALAVDSFGNVITNIPGTVLADHLGDHVKVNGVWASTRQAYDDVDPGHRVVTVGSHGNVELAVNQGRGDETFGVRAGGRVRVTW from the coding sequence ATGATAACGCTCAGTTCCGACTTCGGCTGTGCCTACCCGGCGGCGATGAAGGGCGTTCTCCTCTCGCGGACCGACGCCCGGCTGGTCGATGTCGACCACGAGTTCCCCCGGCAGGACGTCCGTGCGACGGCCTTCTGGCTCCGCGAAGTCCTGCCGTTCTTCCCGCCGGCGGTCCACCTGGTCGTCGTCGACCCCGGCGTGGGCACGGACCGGAGCGCACTGGTCGTCCGCGCCGGCGACCACGCCCTCGTCGGACCCGACAACGGCGTCCTCCTGCCCGCCGCGCGCCGCATCGCGGCCGACACCCCGATTCGGACCTTCGAGGTCGACTACGACCAGGCTGACCCGACCACCGCCGACCCGACGGCCGTCACCTGGCCGCCACGCCCGTCCAGTTCGACGTTCCACGGCCGGGACCTCTTCGCGCCCGCCGCCGCCCGCGTCCACGAACTCGGCGTCGACGGCTTCGAGGCCGACGAGGCGTTCTCGCCGACCGACGACGTGGTCGACCTCCGGCTCCCCGACCCGGACATCGACGACAGCGGGGCACTGGGCGAGGCCCTCGCCGTCGACAGCTTCGGCAACGTCATCACGAACATCCCAGGGACCGTGCTGGCCGACCACCTCGGGGACCACGTGAAGGTGAACGGCGTCTGGGCCTCGACCCGGCAGGCCTACGACGACGTCGACCCCGGCCACCGGGTGGTCACGGTCGGCAGTCACGGCAACGTCGAACTCGCCGTCAACCAGGGCCGCGGCGACGAGACGTTCGGCGTCCGCGCCGGCGGCCGTGTCCGGGTGACCTGGTAA
- a CDS encoding DICT sensory domain-containing protein produces MKALLDRLRAESVTLTVYNHDGTEERLETIGAELAGSGVAVRTDTTGRGEPANLGVFHHGDEVYGAVSVDERWPSEVDFESLLAGGEVEDLPGLPILPSERITVSPETTRQRMVGISRHFERLALREAGGQLLAGFQELSVIEESERTRSVYERLAEAGVDVRVYGYPDTDIESPPFEVVEDAGEQFRDHWFLLYDGNGNDERKAALVSEEHEPALYDSFWTVDPDIVDDLFALAREEYADLV; encoded by the coding sequence ATGAAGGCGCTACTGGACCGCCTCCGCGCCGAGTCGGTGACGCTGACGGTCTACAACCACGACGGGACGGAGGAGCGACTGGAGACCATCGGGGCGGAGCTGGCGGGCTCCGGCGTCGCGGTCCGAACCGACACGACGGGCCGCGGTGAGCCGGCGAACCTCGGCGTGTTCCACCACGGCGACGAGGTGTACGGCGCGGTGTCGGTCGACGAGCGGTGGCCCTCGGAGGTCGACTTCGAGAGCCTCCTCGCCGGTGGCGAGGTCGAGGACCTGCCGGGACTGCCGATTCTCCCGAGCGAGCGGATAACCGTCTCGCCGGAGACGACCAGACAGCGGATGGTCGGCATCTCGCGGCACTTCGAACGGCTGGCGCTGCGAGAGGCCGGCGGCCAGTTGCTCGCCGGGTTCCAGGAACTGTCGGTCATCGAGGAATCCGAGCGGACCCGCTCGGTCTACGAACGCCTCGCCGAGGCCGGCGTCGACGTCAGGGTCTACGGCTATCCCGACACCGACATCGAGTCGCCCCCGTTCGAGGTCGTCGAGGACGCCGGCGAGCAGTTCCGCGACCACTGGTTCCTGCTGTACGACGGGAACGGGAACGACGAGCGCAAGGCCGCGCTGGTCTCGGAGGAACACGAACCGGCGCTGTACGACAGCTTCTGGACCGTGGACCCCGACATCGTCGACGACCTGTTCGCCCTCGCCAGGGAGGAGTACGCGGACCTGGTCTGA
- a CDS encoding MBL fold metallo-hydrolase: MSVHRVPVPVRTRAPTGKTAAYVVGDGDALLVDPADWTDDLAAAAAARDVGHVAVTHHHPDHVGGLADAVADLDLTVWARAGRTDDFAAATGVDPDRSFAAGDTIPAGSGVSVLDTPGHAPEHVAFAAPDGLVSGDLAVAEGSVVVGAPEGDMRAYVSSLRRLHARDPDRLYPGHGPVVEDPRATCRRLVDHRIARERKVEAAVAEGATTPDGILDAAYDKDVSAVRDLARATVVAHLEKLAVEGRVRWDGATAGPP; this comes from the coding sequence GTGAGTGTCCACCGCGTTCCCGTTCCGGTGAGGACCCGCGCGCCCACTGGCAAGACCGCCGCCTACGTCGTCGGTGACGGGGACGCACTGCTCGTCGACCCCGCCGACTGGACGGACGACCTCGCCGCCGCCGCGGCCGCCAGGGACGTCGGGCACGTCGCCGTCACCCACCACCACCCGGACCACGTCGGTGGACTCGCTGACGCAGTCGCCGACCTCGACCTCACGGTGTGGGCTCGCGCCGGCCGCACGGACGACTTCGCCGCCGCCACCGGCGTCGACCCGGACCGCTCTTTCGCCGCTGGCGACACGATTCCCGCCGGTAGCGGCGTCTCCGTCCTCGACACGCCAGGGCACGCCCCGGAGCACGTCGCGTTCGCCGCCCCGGACGGCCTCGTCAGCGGCGACCTCGCGGTCGCGGAGGGGTCGGTCGTCGTCGGCGCGCCCGAGGGCGACATGCGCGCCTACGTCTCGTCGCTGCGCCGGCTCCACGCCCGCGACCCGGACCGGCTCTACCCCGGCCACGGCCCCGTCGTCGAGGACCCGCGCGCGACCTGCCGGCGACTCGTCGACCACCGCATTGCCCGCGAGCGGAAGGTCGAAGCGGCCGTCGCCGAGGGTGCCACGACGCCGGACGGGATTCTCGACGCCGCATACGACAAGGACGTCTCCGCCGTGCGCGACCTCGCCCGCGCCACGGTCGTGGCCCACCTGGAGAAACTGGCTGTCGAGGGCCGCGTCCGCTGGGACGGCGCGACCGCCGGCCCGCCGTAG
- a CDS encoding class I SAM-dependent methyltransferase → MKGQEWYQADDVAEAYEDKRFSRGGQLIDEREKAAVLDAIGPVADRKILEIACGTGRFTAMLADRGADIVGLDISAPMLQQGREKARQVGVDDSLELLRGDAARLPFPDDHFDTVFAMRFFHLADTPAEYLAEMRRVSREQIFFDTFNRFSTRSLYNWALPMGSRLYSSGEVADLLTGAGLELAGVEHDWILPYGFYRKVPNSIASTFRTLDRRLGATGIGDVLASVSYWDARV, encoded by the coding sequence GTGAAAGGACAGGAGTGGTATCAGGCCGACGACGTGGCGGAGGCCTACGAGGACAAGCGGTTCTCCCGCGGCGGACAACTCATCGACGAACGGGAGAAAGCCGCCGTGTTGGACGCTATCGGTCCGGTCGCGGACCGGAAGATTCTGGAGATAGCCTGCGGGACCGGCCGGTTCACCGCGATGCTGGCGGACCGCGGGGCCGACATCGTCGGGCTGGACATCTCCGCTCCGATGCTCCAGCAGGGCCGAGAGAAGGCGCGACAGGTCGGCGTCGACGACTCGCTGGAGTTGCTGCGCGGGGACGCCGCGCGGCTCCCGTTCCCGGACGACCACTTCGACACCGTCTTCGCGATGCGCTTTTTCCACCTCGCGGACACGCCGGCGGAGTACCTCGCCGAGATGCGGCGTGTGTCACGCGAGCAGATATTCTTCGACACGTTCAACCGGTTCTCGACGCGGTCGCTGTACAACTGGGCGCTGCCGATGGGGTCGCGGCTGTACTCCAGCGGGGAGGTCGCGGACCTGCTCACCGGGGCCGGCCTGGAACTGGCCGGGGTCGAACACGACTGGATTCTCCCCTACGGCTTCTACCGCAAGGTGCCCAACAGCATCGCCTCGACGTTTCGCACGCTCGACCGCAGACTCGGCGCGACCGGCATCGGGGACGTGCTCGCCTCCGTCTCGTACTGGGACGCTCGCGTCTGA
- the thsA gene encoding thermosome subunit alpha: MGGQPLFILDEDSSRTSGEDAQSSNITAGKAVSEAVRTTLGPRGMDKMLVSDDGDVVITNDGATILEEMDIEHPAAQMLSEVADTQEEEVGDGTTTAAVLAGELLSQAEDLLDDDVHPTTIVEGYYEAAALAQEAIDEVTLGGDVSDDQLVEVAESSMTGKGTGDVAAETLARTVVDAISHVDGDREKGVDRNNITIHAQAGASSSATELIEGVIVDEEPVHDEMPRRVEDATIAVVDADLEVRESNVDAEYSVSNVDQLNAAIEAEESELRGYADAIEAVGADVLFVDGDVEDRVGSYLAEKGILAFEGLDSDDVQSICSATGANRVGSVDTLEADDLGEAGTIRVEKFGDDELVFVEGGAAAEAVTIFARGGTDHVVDELERALRDALDVVTAALDEGGVVPGAGATEIAIADHIRETSAGIEGRKQLAVEAFADAVDVLPRTLAENTGLDPIDALVDLRSEHEETGRAGVISEGQTGVIADPVDYGVLDPAAVKSEAVESATEAATMIVRIDDVISAE, encoded by the coding sequence ATGGGCGGACAGCCCCTTTTCATTCTCGACGAGGACTCGAGTCGCACGAGCGGTGAGGACGCACAGTCATCGAACATCACGGCCGGGAAGGCCGTCAGCGAGGCCGTACGGACCACACTGGGCCCGCGCGGCATGGACAAGATGCTCGTCTCCGACGACGGCGACGTCGTCATCACGAACGACGGCGCGACCATCCTCGAGGAGATGGACATCGAGCACCCGGCCGCGCAGATGCTCAGCGAGGTCGCCGACACCCAGGAGGAGGAAGTCGGCGACGGCACGACGACGGCAGCCGTCCTGGCCGGCGAACTGCTCTCGCAGGCCGAGGACCTGCTCGACGACGACGTGCACCCGACCACCATCGTCGAGGGGTACTACGAGGCCGCTGCGCTCGCTCAGGAGGCCATCGACGAGGTCACGCTCGGTGGCGACGTCAGCGACGACCAGCTCGTCGAGGTCGCCGAGTCGAGCATGACCGGCAAGGGCACCGGCGACGTCGCCGCGGAGACCCTCGCCCGCACCGTCGTCGACGCCATCAGCCACGTCGACGGCGACCGAGAGAAGGGCGTCGACCGCAACAACATCACCATCCACGCCCAGGCCGGCGCGTCCTCCAGCGCGACCGAGCTCATCGAGGGCGTCATCGTCGACGAGGAACCCGTCCACGACGAGATGCCCCGCCGCGTCGAGGACGCGACCATCGCCGTCGTCGACGCCGACCTCGAAGTCCGCGAGAGCAACGTCGACGCCGAGTACAGCGTCTCCAACGTCGACCAGCTCAACGCCGCCATCGAGGCCGAGGAGAGCGAACTCCGCGGCTACGCCGATGCTATCGAGGCAGTCGGTGCCGACGTCCTGTTCGTCGACGGTGACGTCGAGGACCGCGTCGGTTCCTACCTCGCCGAGAAGGGCATCCTCGCCTTCGAGGGTCTGGACAGCGACGACGTCCAGTCCATCTGCTCGGCCACCGGCGCGAACCGCGTGGGCTCGGTCGACACGCTCGAAGCCGACGACCTCGGCGAAGCCGGGACCATCCGCGTCGAGAAGTTCGGCGACGACGAACTCGTCTTCGTGGAGGGCGGCGCGGCCGCCGAAGCCGTCACCATCTTCGCCCGTGGCGGCACCGACCACGTCGTCGACGAACTGGAGCGCGCGCTCCGTGACGCGCTCGACGTCGTGACCGCCGCGCTCGACGAGGGCGGCGTCGTCCCCGGCGCCGGCGCGACGGAGATCGCCATCGCCGACCACATCCGCGAGACCTCCGCCGGCATCGAGGGCCGCAAGCAGCTGGCCGTCGAGGCCTTCGCGGACGCCGTCGACGTGCTCCCGCGCACGCTAGCCGAGAACACCGGTCTGGACCCCATCGACGCGCTGGTCGACCTCCGCTCCGAGCACGAGGAGACCGGCCGCGCGGGCGTCATCAGCGAGGGCCAGACGGGCGTCATCGCCGACCCCGTCGACTACGGCGTCCTCGACCCCGCCGCCGTCAAGAGCGAGGCCGTCGAGTCCGCCACCGAGGCCGCGACGATGATCGTCCGCATCGACGACGTCATCAGCGCTGAGTAA
- a CDS encoding SPFH domain-containing protein: MLPAVPLQTLDAFPLVAGILLLIAIVTAYKSVVIVDAYEKHAYTRFGSYQGLLEPGLNFIVPFVTRTYPFDMRTQTLDVPRQEAITRDNSPVTADAVVYIKVMDAEKAFLQVDDYKRAVSNLAQTTLRAVLGDMELDDTLNKRQQINAKIRTELDEPTDEWGIRVESVEVREVNPSKDVQQAMEQQTSAERRRRAMILEAQGERRSSIEEAQGDKQSNIIRAQGEKQSQILEAQGDAISTVLRAKSAESMGERAVIDKGMETLASIGQGESTTFVLPQELTSLVGRYGKHLTGSDAKENGEVLEGLEFDAETREMLGLDDIEEILGELDDEESVIDVEQMEQEAQAVKSGEATADIKDPDEVIEEMDSEMGDGGTDFNPTESGDESNN, from the coding sequence ATGCTCCCCGCAGTACCGCTACAGACGCTCGATGCGTTCCCGCTCGTCGCAGGAATCCTCCTGCTGATAGCCATCGTAACGGCCTACAAGAGCGTCGTCATCGTCGACGCATACGAGAAACACGCCTACACGCGATTCGGTAGCTACCAGGGCCTGCTCGAACCGGGCCTGAACTTCATCGTCCCCTTCGTCACACGGACGTACCCGTTCGACATGCGGACGCAGACCCTGGACGTGCCCCGCCAGGAGGCAATCACCCGGGACAACTCCCCGGTGACCGCCGACGCCGTGGTCTACATCAAGGTGATGGACGCAGAGAAGGCCTTCCTCCAGGTCGACGACTACAAGCGCGCCGTCTCGAACCTCGCCCAGACCACGCTGCGGGCCGTGCTGGGCGACATGGAACTGGACGACACGCTGAACAAGCGCCAGCAGATCAACGCGAAGATACGGACCGAACTCGACGAACCCACGGACGAGTGGGGGATTCGCGTCGAGAGCGTCGAGGTCCGCGAGGTCAACCCCTCGAAGGACGTCCAGCAGGCCATGGAGCAACAGACGTCCGCGGAGCGTCGCCGCCGCGCCATGATTCTGGAGGCGCAGGGTGAACGCCGCAGTTCCATCGAGGAAGCGCAGGGTGACAAGCAGTCCAACATCATCCGCGCCCAGGGTGAAAAGCAGAGCCAGATTCTGGAAGCGCAGGGTGACGCCATCTCGACCGTCCTGCGCGCGAAGTCCGCCGAGTCGATGGGCGAACGCGCTGTCATCGACAAGGGGATGGAGACGCTGGCCAGCATCGGCCAGGGCGAGTCGACCACCTTCGTCCTGCCCCAGGAACTCACGTCGCTGGTGGGTCGCTACGGCAAGCACCTGACCGGCAGCGACGCCAAGGAGAACGGCGAGGTCCTCGAAGGGCTGGAGTTCGACGCGGAGACCCGCGAGATGCTGGGTCTCGACGACATCGAGGAGATCCTGGGCGAACTCGACGACGAGGAGAGCGTCATCGACGTCGAGCAGATGGAACAGGAGGCCCAGGCCGTCAAGTCCGGCGAGGCCACCGCCGACATCAAGGACCCCGACGAGGTCATCGAGGAGATGGACTCGGAGATGGGCGACGGCGGGACGGACTTCAACCCCACCGAATCGGGCGACGAGAGCAACAACTAA
- a CDS encoding YkgJ family cysteine cluster protein, giving the protein MESLETELARARDLSVADIADAIESIGFECTRCGACCKAAEGCGDDGDASESGDTEPHTATVFPDEIRRLQSAGDYDFRDVARPMPYGLTEGEDGPEGETFEWALQTDDCGDCAFYEETADEDGTVSGACTVHDDRPLVCRTYPFSVALGGTSQPMGEAVDREGMVRAHECEGLGRDISPDEAADLAAALKERAVRELEEAIAVRDAYEPASVDSGEVVVHDSEGAKRPDGTPL; this is encoded by the coding sequence GTGGAGAGTCTGGAAACTGAACTCGCCCGCGCACGGGACCTGTCGGTTGCGGACATCGCCGACGCCATCGAGTCCATCGGCTTCGAGTGCACCCGCTGTGGAGCCTGCTGCAAGGCCGCCGAGGGCTGTGGCGACGACGGCGACGCCTCGGAGAGCGGTGACACGGAACCCCACACGGCGACGGTCTTCCCCGACGAGATACGCCGGCTCCAGTCGGCCGGCGACTACGACTTCCGTGACGTGGCGCGGCCGATGCCCTACGGTCTCACTGAGGGCGAGGACGGCCCGGAGGGGGAAACCTTCGAGTGGGCGCTCCAGACCGACGACTGCGGCGACTGCGCCTTCTACGAGGAGACGGCCGACGAGGACGGAACGGTGAGCGGTGCGTGCACGGTCCACGACGACCGGCCGCTAGTCTGTCGTACCTACCCGTTCAGCGTCGCGCTCGGCGGAACGAGCCAGCCGATGGGCGAGGCCGTCGACCGCGAGGGGATGGTCCGCGCCCACGAGTGTGAGGGGCTCGGCAGGGACATCTCGCCCGACGAGGCCGCGGACCTGGCGGCGGCGCTGAAAGAGCGGGCCGTCCGGGAACTGGAGGAAGCCATCGCCGTCAGGGACGCCTACGAGCCCGCGTCCGTCGATTCCGGTGAAGTCGTCGTCCACGACTCGGAGGGCGCGAAGCGACCGGACGGCACCCCGCTGTAG